The Saccharopolyspora gloriosae genome window below encodes:
- a CDS encoding CpaF family protein encodes MTTTSTLPWFDDGDPIPDPTSVEFVRGEVARRVEAGDLDEATVIHEELAMWAAHRVRRGLPELSHAAEKRLEEAVRGAVNGLGGLAPVLNRDRVENIHIHGCDHVLVECSDGTTARWPYSVAESDEALLELLGELFARLGHTSREFSPAHPIANMRIPFGGPLGSRVAAVREVCARPRVAIRRHRLAHATLEDLHTNGTVDNRLHEVLAAAVAAGLNVLVTGGPYAGKTTMLRALCQQIPAPEHVITIEDDYELGLHLDPHRHPLITAWEARTAGAEGTGEITLDDLLKQALRHSPSRVIVGEVRAGEITALLRALGNGAAGGMGTLHATSAAAVPDRIAALGQLADPPLPITAAHRWTASALDLIVHVTRHDTPRGRLRTIGEIVEVGPVGDADIPDLTPMFATPAGQDRAVPIGPPSPGLLDRLIHAGLDPDVFEPPVLIGGGRR; translated from the coding sequence ATGACCACGACATCGACGCTGCCGTGGTTCGACGACGGCGACCCGATCCCTGATCCGACGTCGGTGGAATTCGTGCGGGGCGAGGTCGCCCGCCGAGTCGAGGCCGGCGACCTCGACGAGGCCACCGTGATCCATGAAGAACTCGCCATGTGGGCCGCCCACCGAGTCCGGCGAGGGCTCCCAGAACTCTCACATGCGGCCGAAAAACGCCTCGAAGAAGCCGTCCGTGGCGCCGTGAACGGACTCGGCGGCCTCGCACCGGTCCTGAACCGCGACCGTGTCGAGAACATCCACATTCACGGCTGCGACCACGTCCTCGTCGAATGCTCCGACGGCACCACAGCCCGCTGGCCCTACTCGGTAGCCGAGTCCGACGAAGCGCTACTAGAGCTGCTCGGAGAACTGTTCGCCCGGCTCGGACACACCTCCCGTGAGTTTTCTCCAGCGCACCCGATCGCGAACATGCGCATCCCCTTCGGTGGTCCGCTCGGGTCTCGTGTCGCGGCGGTCCGGGAGGTGTGCGCTCGGCCGCGGGTGGCAATCCGGCGGCATCGGCTCGCCCACGCCACCCTCGAGGACCTCCACACGAACGGCACGGTCGACAACCGGCTTCACGAGGTGCTCGCCGCAGCGGTCGCTGCCGGACTCAACGTACTGGTCACCGGCGGCCCGTACGCGGGCAAGACGACCATGTTGCGGGCACTGTGCCAGCAGATCCCCGCACCCGAGCACGTGATCACCATCGAGGATGACTACGAGCTCGGCCTGCACCTCGACCCACACCGACATCCTCTGATCACGGCGTGGGAAGCCCGCACCGCCGGAGCCGAAGGAACCGGGGAGATCACCCTCGATGATCTACTCAAGCAGGCCCTGCGGCACTCGCCCTCGCGGGTGATCGTCGGAGAAGTCCGTGCTGGGGAGATCACCGCGCTGCTGCGCGCGTTGGGCAACGGGGCAGCTGGCGGCATGGGCACCCTGCACGCCACCAGCGCCGCCGCCGTCCCCGACCGCATCGCCGCCCTCGGCCAGCTAGCCGACCCGCCGCTGCCGATCACGGCCGCGCACCGCTGGACCGCGTCCGCACTCGACCTCATCGTGCACGTCACCCGACACGACACCCCGCGAGGACGCCTCCGCACCATCGGGGAGATCGTGGAGGTCGGCCCGGTCGGCGACGCCGACATCCCCGACCTCACCCCGATGTTCGCCACCCCGGCGGGCCAGGACCGTGCGGTGCCGATCGGCCCGCCCAGCCCCGGGCTGCTCGACCGGCTCATCCACGCCGGGCTCGACCCCGACGTATTCGAGCCCCCGGTGCTCATCGGTGGTGGTCGGCGATGA
- a CDS encoding type II secretion system F family protein, with amino-acid sequence MASRFSPRSLRLAAVAVPLGAVAWWVTGWPVGGIAVAAATVGLPRILAPTAARDGIVRAEALVTWTRRVADLLASGAGGLSQAITRSAATAPGPLAEPVGRLAHRARHQGTETALRAFADELADPAADAIVLALLLRLRTGGRGLAELLHRQADAQARDVTARRDVEADRAKPRTTVRSLIGITLTMLTGLLIFAGHYLNPFATTDGQLVLAGIAALAAASLVWMHRLTTPPTPHRYLISTAGEVR; translated from the coding sequence GTGGCGAGCCGGTTCTCCCCGAGGTCGCTGCGGCTGGCCGCCGTGGCGGTGCCGCTCGGCGCGGTGGCGTGGTGGGTGACCGGCTGGCCGGTGGGCGGGATCGCCGTCGCGGCGGCCACGGTCGGCCTGCCCCGCATCCTGGCCCCGACCGCAGCACGCGACGGGATCGTGCGCGCCGAGGCGTTGGTGACCTGGACCCGTCGGGTCGCCGACCTGCTCGCTTCCGGTGCAGGGGGGCTCTCGCAGGCGATCACCCGCTCCGCCGCCACCGCCCCCGGGCCGCTGGCGGAACCAGTCGGACGGCTCGCGCACCGAGCCCGGCATCAGGGCACGGAGACGGCGCTACGTGCCTTCGCCGACGAACTGGCCGATCCTGCGGCCGATGCGATCGTGCTCGCCCTGCTGCTGCGGCTGCGCACCGGCGGACGCGGGCTCGCCGAGCTCCTGCACCGCCAGGCCGACGCCCAGGCCCGCGACGTCACCGCACGCCGGGACGTCGAAGCGGACCGGGCGAAACCGAGAACCACGGTGCGGTCCCTGATCGGCATCACGCTGACGATGCTCACCGGCCTGCTGATCTTCGCCGGGCACTACCTGAACCCCTTCGCCACCACCGACGGACAGCTGGTGCTCGCAGGGATCGCGGCGCTCGCGGCGGCCTCACTGGTGTGGATGCACCGCCTCACCACCCCGCCCACACCACACCGCTACCTCATCAGCACTGCTGGGGAGGTCCGATGA
- a CDS encoding pilus assembly protein TadB: protein MTPLALLLGTTFGAGLVAMFTACVPAARLDLPAALNHITVRTNSGTNTARTLPARLARRAARARHPWLGLPEADLDLLEIAPPQYVSRRLRGALLGAAGGTGLGFLGMAGNLVPAVVVAFGAVAGAGFGGMLPYFQLRGAAARRREAYRRVLAVYLDLVAQERSAGRAASPALREAAELSEHPLFLRIRATVAHAHRFGHTPWDALRELGDRIQLPELAEVADLADTAADGAAIATSLHTKAASLRHAALAADSADANSRSERLSVPTSLLMLAFLGLVLYPTLAQLLT from the coding sequence ATGACCCCGCTCGCACTACTGCTCGGGACCACCTTCGGAGCCGGTCTCGTCGCCATGTTCACCGCGTGCGTGCCCGCAGCACGGCTGGACCTTCCTGCCGCGCTGAACCACATCACCGTCCGCACGAACTCCGGGACGAACACGGCCCGCACCCTGCCCGCACGTCTTGCCCGACGGGCCGCGCGCGCCCGTCACCCGTGGCTCGGGCTCCCCGAAGCCGACCTGGACCTGCTGGAGATCGCCCCGCCGCAGTACGTGTCCCGACGGCTGCGCGGTGCGCTACTCGGCGCCGCAGGCGGAACCGGACTCGGATTCCTCGGGATGGCCGGGAACCTGGTTCCCGCTGTTGTCGTGGCCTTCGGCGCGGTGGCAGGCGCCGGGTTCGGCGGGATGCTCCCGTACTTCCAGCTCCGGGGCGCTGCCGCGCGGCGGCGTGAGGCTTATCGGCGGGTGCTCGCCGTCTACCTCGACCTCGTCGCCCAAGAGCGCAGTGCCGGCCGAGCGGCGAGTCCCGCGTTGCGCGAGGCCGCGGAGCTCTCCGAGCACCCGTTGTTCCTGCGGATTCGGGCCACCGTGGCACACGCACACCGGTTCGGCCACACCCCCTGGGACGCACTACGCGAGCTCGGCGACCGTATCCAGCTGCCGGAGCTGGCCGAAGTCGCCGACCTGGCCGACACCGCCGCCGACGGTGCGGCCATCGCCACCAGCCTGCACACCAAAGCCGCCTCCCTGCGTCACGCCGCGCTTGCTGCTGACAGCGCCGACGCCAACTCGCGCAGCGAACGCCTCAGCGTGCCGACCTCGTTGCTGATGCTCGCGTTCCTCGGCCTCGTGCTCTACCCGACCCTCGCCCAACTGCTCACCTGA
- a CDS encoding TadE/TadG family type IV pilus assembly protein, translating into MSVHTRHNYSDRGSETVETAVLAGLALVLLVSIVQAALWWHTRSLCQHAAATGLHAARTYHSTPDAGEHAATDFLTRAPNAATDPTTNVDASAEAVTVRVSATAPRLLPIPGLEFRVTRTATAERERFTIGGRS; encoded by the coding sequence ATGTCTGTCCACACCAGACACAACTACTCGGATCGCGGGTCGGAGACCGTGGAAACCGCAGTGCTCGCCGGGCTGGCGCTAGTGCTACTGGTCTCGATCGTGCAGGCCGCGTTGTGGTGGCACACCCGCAGCCTGTGCCAGCACGCCGCCGCCACCGGCCTGCACGCCGCCCGCACCTACCACTCCACGCCCGACGCCGGAGAACACGCCGCCACCGACTTCCTCACCCGCGCGCCCAACGCCGCCACCGACCCCACCACGAACGTGGACGCCAGTGCGGAGGCGGTGACGGTGCGGGTGTCGGCGACCGCGCCGCGCCTGCTGCCGATCCCGGGCCTCGAATTCCGCGTCACCCGCACGGCGACGGCCGAACGGGAACGGTTCACCATAGGAGGCAGATCATGA
- a CDS encoding TadE/TadG family type IV pilus assembly protein, with product MNRPWTSDEGSASVELAVLTPVVLVVLAVVIAGGRIVTAHAALDTATTAAARAASLARTATAAHAAATTTARDTLAQEDVHCAQPSLHIDTGAFNTAPGTAGAVVVRASCTVALADLALPTMPGNIPLHSEFTSPIDPFRGRT from the coding sequence ATGAACCGCCCGTGGACCTCGGATGAGGGTTCGGCGAGCGTGGAGCTCGCCGTGTTGACCCCGGTGGTGCTGGTGGTGCTGGCCGTGGTGATCGCGGGCGGACGGATCGTGACCGCTCACGCCGCCCTGGACACCGCCACTACCGCCGCAGCCCGCGCGGCTTCGCTGGCCCGCACCGCCACCGCAGCACACGCCGCAGCCACCACCACGGCCCGCGACACCCTGGCGCAGGAAGACGTCCACTGCGCACAGCCGTCCCTCCACATCGACACCGGCGCCTTCAACACCGCGCCGGGGACCGCCGGTGCGGTCGTGGTGCGGGCTTCGTGCACCGTCGCGCTCGCCGACCTCGCCCTGCCCACCATGCCCGGCAACATCCCACTGCACTCGGAGTTCACCAGCCCGATCGACCCGTTCCGGGGGCGCACATGA
- a CDS encoding LysM peptidoglycan-binding domain-containing protein: MILLLAFLRRLPILLGLLILLTVLPAMLVLGTQWLDWPHLTWPPLHTGFLGEFEPAHFRAWTVDSYHEIRLTLGIDGFVIGGCLLFMWALWGVMICWITEDTYLLLRYGARQLREHGPNGARGWITALVTGTVLLGTATPSLASALPHTPVAASAPRHPGGPHRAPPEAPRAAPETDGHHAHGPSVSGPTVFVHRGDSLWLLAKTHLGDGNRWPEITELNPHLSCEPQFLLVGQTLRMPDDAAHTRPPPLPEGVRWITVGNDDTLTSLAQHHLDDPERWQEIFDLNAGRTQPSNRTLRYPHILIPGWRLALPPANTTINPTAQPAHDEPEPHPQPPSGRSEPVGSPAGPAPTAPPAQFDRTPADRPSGSSLAPGVIAALSAAGVVSAAALLRYRFRLRHAPTTEATPLPVVYPLPVALHRTRLDNADHGDDEPAAPEPAEGAGPSATRDSGEPVTEPGRQGTAGGVEAESSAAEPAFADTEEADAGLEIVHTPAPSPAALREPVPAPPTSTIESEPRLRITLFGPLSLHYGLETDQRAREVTENLQPRMRELLAFVALHPAGVSRGEFLDALWTHSPNTNAFNTALSRLRHALATIDPNLAELIRAGSGRYRLDPDRVTVDYWEFTTALASRRGANTDTDRFAADEHIIATYHGTLVTGIDAAWAEPLRERARRVFLEAVAACARALHHHDSQRTLALLENAGDLAPAHEPLYRDIMRLQSHLGHHESIPRTFALLQTRLADLGISPSADTRSLAVRLTQRP; this comes from the coding sequence ATGATCCTGCTCCTCGCGTTCCTGCGACGGCTCCCGATCCTGCTCGGGCTGCTGATCCTGCTCACGGTCCTGCCCGCGATGCTCGTACTCGGCACCCAATGGCTCGACTGGCCCCACCTCACCTGGCCCCCGCTGCACACCGGGTTCCTCGGGGAGTTCGAGCCCGCGCACTTCCGAGCCTGGACGGTGGACAGCTACCACGAGATCCGCCTCACCCTCGGCATCGACGGGTTCGTCATCGGCGGGTGCCTGCTGTTCATGTGGGCTCTCTGGGGCGTGATGATCTGCTGGATCACCGAAGACACCTACCTCCTGCTCCGATACGGGGCCAGGCAACTCCGCGAACACGGACCCAACGGGGCACGCGGCTGGATCACCGCCTTGGTCACCGGCACCGTCCTGCTCGGCACCGCCACACCCAGCCTCGCCTCAGCCCTTCCCCACACCCCGGTGGCGGCCAGCGCGCCCCGCCACCCCGGCGGCCCACACCGCGCTCCCCCCGAAGCGCCGCGGGCCGCACCGGAGACGGACGGGCACCACGCCCACGGCCCGTCCGTCTCCGGCCCCACCGTGTTCGTTCACCGCGGCGACAGCCTCTGGCTCCTCGCCAAGACACACCTCGGCGACGGCAACCGATGGCCCGAGATCACCGAACTCAACCCCCACCTCTCATGCGAACCCCAATTCCTCCTCGTCGGACAAACACTCCGCATGCCCGACGACGCCGCGCACACCCGACCACCGCCCCTACCCGAAGGAGTCCGCTGGATCACCGTCGGCAACGACGACACCCTCACCAGCCTCGCCCAACACCACCTCGACGACCCCGAACGCTGGCAAGAAATCTTCGACCTCAACGCCGGACGAACCCAACCCTCCAACCGCACACTGCGCTACCCACACATCCTCATCCCCGGATGGCGACTCGCGCTCCCACCGGCCAACACCACGATCAACCCGACCGCGCAGCCCGCCCACGACGAGCCCGAGCCGCACCCGCAGCCGCCTTCCGGCAGAAGCGAGCCGGTCGGCTCTCCGGCGGGACCCGCGCCAACGGCACCGCCTGCGCAATTCGACCGCACGCCTGCGGACCGCCCTTCGGGCAGTTCTCTCGCACCGGGTGTCATCGCGGCCTTGTCCGCAGCCGGAGTCGTGAGCGCCGCTGCGCTCCTGCGCTATCGATTCCGGCTGCGCCACGCCCCCACAACCGAGGCCACTCCACTTCCCGTGGTGTATCCCCTTCCCGTCGCCCTGCACCGCACACGCCTGGACAACGCGGACCATGGTGACGACGAACCCGCCGCCCCAGAGCCCGCCGAGGGTGCCGGCCCGAGTGCGACTCGGGACAGCGGCGAGCCGGTGACTGAGCCTGGTCGTCAGGGCACAGCCGGGGGCGTCGAGGCTGAATCGTCAGCGGCCGAGCCTGCCTTCGCCGACACCGAGGAGGCTGATGCGGGGCTGGAAATCGTGCACACCCCGGCGCCATCACCCGCTGCCCTGCGCGAACCTGTCCCGGCCCCGCCGACAAGCACGATCGAGAGTGAACCTCGGTTGCGCATCACACTGTTCGGGCCGCTGAGCCTGCACTACGGCCTGGAGACCGACCAGCGGGCACGTGAAGTCACCGAGAACTTGCAGCCACGGATGCGTGAGCTGCTGGCGTTCGTGGCCCTGCATCCGGCAGGGGTCAGCCGCGGGGAGTTCCTGGACGCGTTGTGGACACACTCCCCGAACACCAACGCGTTCAACACCGCCCTTTCGCGACTGCGTCACGCCCTGGCAACGATCGACCCGAACCTGGCGGAGTTGATCCGGGCTGGATCGGGCCGCTACCGACTCGATCCGGACAGGGTCACCGTGGATTACTGGGAGTTCACCACCGCACTCGCCTCCCGGCGCGGCGCGAACACCGATACCGACCGGTTCGCCGCTGACGAGCACATCATCGCCACGTACCACGGGACCCTCGTGACCGGCATCGACGCCGCATGGGCCGAACCACTACGCGAACGCGCCCGACGCGTGTTCCTCGAAGCCGTCGCCGCCTGCGCCCGCGCCCTGCACCACCACGATTCCCAACGCACACTCGCTCTCCTGGAGAATGCCGGCGACCTCGCGCCTGCCCACGAACCGTTGTATCGCGACATCATGCGCCTGCAATCCCACCTCGGGCATCACGAGTCCATTCCTCGCACCTTTGCCCTCCTCCAGACGCGGCTCGCCGACCTCGGCATCTCCCCTAGCGCCGATACTCGTTCCCTCGCCGTCCGCCTCACGCAACGCCCCTAA
- a CDS encoding AAA family ATPase, with amino-acid sequence MLAADRKADHSPRQVATVLNRSAGAVGNALKKLAEEGAAEVTSAAPLRYKATRTTRKAATPPADTDAGTGASPAAKSGTTRATAKTGATAKKTTTASSAPKSRKAAAPSKTTTAVKTSKAGKTGTAATSSKAGAKSGKPVASTAPRAVPSSTKVSGPVARPNGQQYHPRTLAGLPDVTALRKLREAEVPVLLYGPPGTGKTAIAEAAFPDVITVAGDGDTTVADLVGEYTQTPDGRYLFVHGPLVQAMREGRPLFIDDASLISPTVLAVVYPAMDGRREVVIKANGGEKVTAAPGFYVIAGHNPGVHGAIVTDALSSRFSAQVQVSSDYELAAQLRIEPKAVHIARNLASKQRAGEIGWAPQLRELIAFHRIAGVLGTNAAAGNLLNLAPEEDRDTVAGVVRSVFGGAIAPLALGGRI; translated from the coding sequence GTGCTGGCCGCCGATCGGAAAGCCGACCACAGCCCCCGGCAGGTGGCCACGGTATTGAACCGGTCGGCCGGTGCGGTCGGCAATGCGCTCAAGAAGTTGGCCGAGGAGGGTGCGGCGGAGGTCACCAGCGCGGCGCCGTTGCGCTACAAGGCCACCCGCACCACCCGCAAGGCCGCCACACCCCCCGCCGACACCGACGCGGGCACTGGTGCGTCCCCGGCGGCGAAGTCCGGCACCACCCGCGCGACGGCGAAAACCGGTGCCACGGCCAAGAAAACCACCACGGCCAGCAGCGCCCCGAAGTCGCGCAAGGCCGCCGCACCGAGCAAAACCACCACCGCCGTGAAAACCAGCAAGGCGGGCAAGACGGGCACCGCCGCCACGTCCAGCAAGGCGGGCGCGAAGTCGGGGAAGCCTGTTGCGTCCACGGCGCCGAGGGCGGTGCCGTCGTCGACGAAGGTGTCGGGTCCGGTGGCGCGGCCGAACGGGCAGCAGTACCACCCTCGCACCCTGGCCGGGCTGCCCGACGTGACCGCGTTGCGCAAGCTTCGCGAGGCCGAGGTGCCGGTGTTGCTGTACGGCCCGCCCGGCACCGGGAAAACGGCCATCGCGGAGGCCGCATTCCCCGACGTGATCACCGTGGCCGGGGACGGCGACACCACCGTCGCCGACCTCGTCGGTGAGTACACCCAAACCCCCGACGGGCGGTACCTGTTCGTACACGGGCCGCTGGTGCAAGCCATGCGGGAAGGCCGTCCTCTGTTCATCGATGACGCGAGCCTGATCTCGCCGACCGTGCTGGCGGTGGTGTACCCGGCGATGGACGGGCGCCGCGAAGTCGTGATCAAAGCCAACGGCGGCGAAAAGGTGACCGCCGCGCCGGGGTTCTACGTGATCGCCGGGCACAACCCCGGGGTACACGGGGCCATCGTCACCGATGCGTTGTCGTCGCGGTTTTCCGCTCAAGTTCAGGTCTCCAGCGACTACGAACTCGCCGCGCAGCTCCGGATCGAACCGAAAGCGGTGCACATCGCCCGCAACCTCGCCTCCAAGCAGCGCGCGGGCGAAATCGGGTGGGCGCCGCAATTGCGGGAATTGATCGCGTTCCACCGCATCGCAGGCGTACTCGGGACGAACGCAGCAGCCGGGAACCTGCTCAACCTGGCCCCGGAAGAAGACCGCGACACGGTGGCGGGCGTGGTCCGGTCCGTGTTCGGCGGGGCCATCGCCCCGCTTGCCCTCGGCGGGCGCATCTAG
- a CDS encoding tetratricopeptide repeat protein: protein MNNSVSEGTVDSLLQAGQVRDVYLGGVRRVQWPQRVGVIPARVGSFQHRDLTALPDHTAGAGAAWVLSGMGGVGKTQAAADYAQRAWSTGVVELVVWVDASSRAAILATYAAAANQLGWHTGQQTDLAATRFLDGLAVLAKPWLVVLDDLESPGVVSGLWPPATLTGRVVATTRRREDALTGHLRTLISVGVFTPTESLRYLADRFGHESSRLAEAADLAVELGHLPLALSQATAYIVDEDLDCRGYRRLLADRRQKLVELVPEPDALPDDHRNPITGTWSLSVALADRQRPRGLAPRVLEVAALLDANGIPVELFTTRAVQNYLTHQLGREVTGHAIRSAWRVLHRLNLITDNPSESPHTIRIHGLVQRVAREELTESQFAGLARVAADALGQIWPEIERDRLYARLLRVNASALHNYAIEQLNIGRVHPILFRLGRSLHESGLLKAAIDHYRDLCITSARSLGRDHPDTLTARDNLASARSRAGDAASAAEDCARLLADRVRVFGPDHPDTLTTRHNLASSRGRAGDVAGAMEECERLLADRTRVLGSDHPDTLATRSGLAVWRGRAGDAAGAVTAFEELFADRLRILGPDHRATLASRGNLSSWRGKAGDVAGAVKECERLLADRTRVLGSDHPDTLITRSNLAWWHGVAGDVAGAAEESEHVLADRTRVLGTDHPDTDYARAMRDYWSSESSTD from the coding sequence GTGAACAACAGCGTCAGTGAAGGAACGGTGGACTCGCTGCTCCAAGCCGGGCAGGTCCGGGACGTGTACCTGGGTGGAGTACGGCGGGTGCAGTGGCCGCAGCGCGTAGGTGTGATCCCCGCGCGAGTAGGGAGCTTCCAGCATCGCGATCTCACCGCACTCCCGGACCACACTGCAGGTGCTGGAGCTGCATGGGTGCTTTCCGGCATGGGGGGAGTCGGGAAAACTCAAGCGGCCGCTGACTACGCGCAACGCGCGTGGTCGACGGGAGTGGTCGAGTTGGTGGTGTGGGTCGACGCGTCCTCACGAGCGGCGATCCTGGCTACCTATGCGGCAGCGGCCAACCAACTGGGATGGCACACCGGACAGCAGACCGATCTGGCAGCTACGCGATTTCTCGATGGACTCGCCGTACTGGCGAAACCTTGGTTGGTTGTACTCGACGATCTCGAATCTCCAGGTGTCGTAAGTGGATTGTGGCCACCGGCCACGCTCACCGGGCGAGTTGTGGCTACCACGCGCCGCCGCGAGGATGCGTTGACCGGCCACCTCCGCACTCTGATCTCGGTCGGTGTGTTCACCCCGACCGAATCACTGCGCTACCTCGCCGATCGGTTCGGCCATGAATCCAGCCGACTTGCCGAGGCTGCTGATCTGGCGGTCGAGTTGGGTCATCTGCCACTCGCTTTGTCCCAGGCCACTGCGTACATCGTCGATGAAGACCTCGACTGTCGCGGGTATCGGCGCCTGCTTGCTGATCGACGTCAAAAGCTGGTTGAACTCGTTCCTGAACCGGATGCGTTACCCGATGACCATCGCAACCCCATCACAGGAACGTGGTCGTTGTCGGTTGCTTTGGCCGACCGGCAACGGCCCCGGGGGCTCGCACCTCGCGTCTTGGAGGTTGCCGCACTCCTGGATGCAAACGGCATTCCTGTCGAGTTGTTCACCACTCGCGCCGTTCAGAATTACCTCACCCACCAGCTGGGGCGGGAGGTGACCGGCCATGCGATCCGCAGTGCGTGGCGAGTGCTGCACCGCCTCAATCTCATCACCGACAATCCGAGCGAGAGCCCACACACCATCCGCATTCACGGGCTGGTCCAGCGTGTTGCGCGCGAAGAGCTCACCGAGAGCCAGTTCGCCGGTCTCGCCCGTGTTGCCGCCGATGCGCTTGGACAGATCTGGCCCGAGATCGAACGAGATCGCCTCTATGCTCGCCTCCTGCGCGTGAACGCGAGCGCACTTCACAACTACGCGATCGAGCAGCTCAACATCGGCCGTGTCCACCCAATCCTGTTCCGGTTAGGGCGAAGCCTCCACGAAAGCGGCCTGCTCAAGGCAGCGATCGACCACTACCGGGATCTGTGCATCACCTCGGCACGGTCGCTCGGCCGAGATCATCCTGACACTCTTACTGCCCGAGATAATCTGGCTTCAGCGCGAAGCAGAGCGGGTGATGCCGCCAGTGCTGCGGAAGACTGTGCGCGGTTGCTTGCCGACCGGGTGCGAGTGTTCGGCCCTGATCACCCCGACACGCTGACCACCCGCCACAACCTCGCCTCGTCTCGTGGCAGGGCTGGCGATGTCGCGGGGGCGATGGAGGAGTGTGAGCGGTTGCTCGCCGACCGAACACGCGTGCTGGGGTCAGATCACCCAGACACGCTCGCCACCCGAAGCGGCCTCGCTGTGTGGCGGGGGAGAGCGGGCGACGCCGCGGGGGCTGTGACCGCGTTTGAGGAGTTGTTCGCTGACCGATTGCGAATCCTCGGCCCGGATCACCGTGCCACTCTGGCAAGTCGCGGCAACCTCTCCTCATGGCGCGGCAAAGCGGGCGATGTTGCGGGAGCTGTAAAGGAGTGTGAGCGATTGCTGGCCGACCGAACACGCGTGCTGGGGTCAGATCACCCAGACACGCTCATCACACGAAGCAACCTCGCGTGGTGGCACGGCGTAGCGGGTGATGTCGCAGGGGCTGCAGAGGAATCCGAGCACGTGCTCGCCGACCGAACACGAGTGCTGGGAACAGATCACCCCGACACCGACTACGCGCGCGCTATGCGCGACTACTGGTCGAGCGAAAGCAGCACTGATTGA
- a CDS encoding peptidoglycan DD-metalloendopeptidase family protein, which translates to MVRLITTAAAAFLLLLVTLIAAVTGTVAALTGSSGGSGSTPSEAALADIPADYLALYQHAAPLCPGLDWAVIAAIGKIETDHGRLDAPGVHDGENFAGAGGPMQFLAPTFDSVTAEHPLPPGGATPPSRYHPHDAIHAAAFYLCDSGARHGDLRSAIFAYNHADWYVSKVLAQAEDYRAAASTPATSPDGWSVPVQGRCTSGFGPREGEFHEGQDLAAPIGTPILAAHDGTVINAGPASGYGLWVRIQQPDGTVTTYGHNHRNNVVEGQAVRSGQPIGVVGNRGQSTGAHLHFQIEVDGRPVDPAEFYTQRGFRMCR; encoded by the coding sequence GTGGTACGCCTCATCACCACGGCCGCCGCCGCGTTCCTGCTCCTGCTCGTCACCCTCATCGCCGCCGTGACCGGCACCGTCGCCGCCCTCACCGGCAGCAGCGGCGGAAGCGGGAGCACGCCTAGCGAGGCGGCACTGGCCGACATCCCCGCCGACTACCTCGCCCTCTACCAACACGCCGCACCCCTATGCCCCGGACTGGACTGGGCCGTAATCGCCGCGATCGGCAAAATCGAAACCGACCACGGACGCCTCGACGCCCCCGGAGTCCACGACGGCGAAAACTTCGCAGGCGCGGGCGGACCGATGCAATTCCTCGCCCCCACCTTCGACTCCGTCACCGCCGAACATCCGCTCCCACCAGGCGGAGCAACCCCGCCGTCGCGGTACCACCCGCACGACGCCATCCACGCCGCCGCCTTCTACCTCTGCGACTCCGGCGCCCGCCACGGCGACCTCCGCTCGGCGATCTTCGCCTACAACCACGCCGACTGGTACGTCTCGAAGGTCCTCGCTCAAGCCGAGGACTACCGGGCCGCGGCGAGCACGCCGGCCACCTCGCCCGACGGCTGGAGCGTGCCGGTGCAAGGACGGTGCACCTCCGGGTTCGGGCCACGCGAGGGCGAGTTCCACGAGGGCCAAGACCTCGCCGCACCCATCGGCACCCCCATCCTCGCCGCCCATGACGGCACCGTGATCAACGCAGGCCCCGCTTCTGGCTACGGCCTCTGGGTCCGCATCCAACAACCTGATGGCACCGTCACCACTTACGGCCATAACCATCGAAACAACGTCGTTGAGGGACAAGCCGTGCGGTCCGGGCAACCGATCGGTGTGGTCGGTAACCGCGGCCAATCGACCGGAGCCCACCTTCATTTCCAGATCGAGGTAGACGGACGGCCGGTTGATCCCGCCGAGTTCTACACGCAGCGTGGGTTCCGAATGTGCCGCTGA